One genomic window of Struthio camelus isolate bStrCam1 chromosome 1, bStrCam1.hap1, whole genome shotgun sequence includes the following:
- the CHRM2 gene encoding muscarinic acetylcholine receptor M2, translating into MNNSTYINSSTENAMALESPYKTVEVVFIVLVAGSLSLVTIIGNILVMVSIKVNRHLQTVNNYFLFSLACADLIIGVFSMNLYTLYTVIGYWPLGPVVCDLWLALDYVVSNASVMNLLIISFDRYFCVTKPLTYPVKRTTKMAGMMIAAAWVLSFILWAPAILFWQFIVGGRTVPDGDCYIQFFSNAAVTFGTAIAAFYLPVIIMTVLYWQISRASKSRIKKGKKEAAQNQDPVSPSLVQGKIVKPNNNNISTSGDGLEHSKVQNGKTAGETVTENCVQGEEKESSNDSTSVSVVASNMKEDEGAREASQASASQDHLKVENSKLTCIRIVTKSQKGDCCAPTNTTVEIVGNNKEEKQNSVARKIVKMTKQPAKKKLPPSREKKVTRTILAILLAFIITWTPYNVMVLINSFCTSCIPGTVWTIGYWLCYINSTINPACYALCNATFKKTFKHLLMCHYKNIGATR; encoded by the coding sequence ATGAATAACTCAACATACATAAACTCTTCCACTGAAAATGCGATGGCTCTGGAGAGTCCCTATAAAACTGTTGAGGTGGTCTTCATCGTCCTGGTAGCAGGGTCTCTCAGTCTAGTCACCATAATAGGGAACATCCTGGTCATGGTGTCAATCAAAGTCAACAGGCACCTGCAGACTGTCAACAATTATTTCCTGTTCAGCTTGGCATGCGCTGACTTGATCATCGGCGTCTTCTCCATGAACCTATATACCCTTTACACTGTGATAGGCTACTGGCCCCTAGGGCCTGTGGTGTGCGACCTCTGGCTGGCTCTTGACTATGTGGTCAGCAATGCCTCCGTAATGAACCTCCTCATTATCAGCTTTGACAGATATTTCTGTGTCACCAAGCCTCTGACATACCCTGTAAAGAGGACCACCAAGATGGCAGGCATGATGATTGCAGCTGCTTGGGTGCTGTCCTTCATCCTGTGGGCCCCGGCAATTCTCTTCTGGCAGTTCATTGTGGGGGGAAGGACTGTCCCAGATGGGGATTGCTACATTCAATTTTTTTCCAATGCGGCCGTCACTTTTGGCACTGCCATTGCAGCCTTCTATTTGCCTGTTATCATCATGACTGTCCTTTACTGGCAAATCTCTCGAGCCAGCAAGAGTCggattaaaaaagggaaaaaggaagctgCCCAAAACCAGGATCCAGTTTCCCCCAGTCTCGTCCAAGGTAAAATAGTGAAACCAAACAATAACAACATCTCAACCAGTGGGGATGGTTTGGAGCACAGCAAAGTCCAGAACGGGAAAACCGCTGGAGAGACTGTGACGGAGAACTGTGTtcaaggggaggagaaggagagctCCAATGACTCCACCTCTGTTAGTGTTGTCGCCTCCAACATGAAAGAGGACGAAGGTGCCAGAGAGGCCAGCCAGGCTTCTGCCTCCCAGGACCATCTCAAAGTGGAGAACTCCAAGCTGACATGCATCAGGATAGTCACTAAGTCGCAAAAAGGTGACTGCTGTGCACCCACCAACACCACTGTGGAGATTGTAGGCAACAATaaggaggagaaacaaaacagTGTAGCCCGGAAGATTGTCAAGATGACAAAGCAGCCAGCCAAAAAGAAACTGCCtccttctagagaaaaaaaagtgacaagGACTATTTTGGCCATTCTCCTGGCCTTCATCATCACCTGGACCCCATACAACGTGATGGTGCTTATCAACAGCTTCTGCACGTCCTGCATTCCCGGTACCGTATGGACTATAGGTTACTGGCTCTGTTATATCAACAGTACAATCAACCCTGCTTGTTATGCGCTCTGCAATGCTACTTTCAAGAAGACCTTTAAGCACCTTCTTATGTGTCATTACAAGAATATTGGAGCTACaaggtaa